Proteins co-encoded in one Neosynechococcus sphagnicola sy1 genomic window:
- a CDS encoding ABC transporter ATP-binding protein, translated as MHLEVCHLFKQFKTRQGTLVALKDINLHVETGEFICAVGASGSGKSTLLRLVAGLDMPTAGEIRVDDVPVTGPGPDRGMVFQSYTLYPWMNVANNVGFGLKLRGMAARDRHQQVNYYLDVVGLSHCAQCFPKELSGGMKQRVAIARALASQPQILLMDEPFGALDVQTKETLQQFLLQVWRRTGTTILMITHDVEEAVFLSGRIYVLTSQPGSIKQELSIDLPGERDYQIRRHPRFQNYKDEIVTLLRQEALPILA; from the coding sequence ATGCACTTAGAAGTTTGCCACCTGTTCAAACAATTCAAAACTAGACAGGGAACCCTCGTGGCCCTGAAGGACATCAACCTCCATGTCGAGACTGGGGAGTTTATCTGTGCAGTCGGGGCCTCTGGCTCTGGAAAGTCAACGCTGTTGCGGTTGGTTGCCGGACTCGATATGCCCACCGCTGGGGAGATTCGTGTCGATGACGTACCTGTCACAGGCCCAGGCCCTGATCGGGGGATGGTGTTTCAAAGTTATACCCTCTATCCCTGGATGAATGTTGCCAACAATGTGGGGTTTGGGCTGAAGTTGCGGGGCATGGCAGCGCGCGATCGCCATCAGCAGGTGAATTACTACTTAGACGTGGTGGGGCTGTCCCACTGTGCCCAGTGCTTTCCCAAGGAACTCTCCGGAGGGATGAAACAACGGGTGGCGATCGCCCGAGCCTTAGCTTCTCAGCCCCAAATTTTGCTCATGGATGAACCCTTTGGAGCCTTAGATGTCCAGACAAAGGAAACCCTGCAACAATTTCTGTTGCAAGTTTGGCGACGCACTGGCACCACAATTTTAATGATTACCCATGACGTCGAAGAGGCAGTGTTTCTCTCGGGGCGGATTTATGTCCTCACCTCCCAACCCGGCAGTATCAAACAAGAGCTATCTATCGATCTGCCCGGAGAACGTGACTATCAGATCCGCCGCCACCCTCGCTTCCAAAACTACAAAGATGAAATTGTCACACTGCTGCGCCAAGAGGCTCTGCCAATTTTGGCCTAA
- a CDS encoding TVP38/TMEM64 family protein, which produces MVGATLGATAAFLVGRYLARNWVARKIAGNAKFKAIDDAVGREGLKIVLLTRLSPIFPFVLLNYAYGITQVSLWDYVLASIGMIPGTVAYVYLGSLITDLALIGVASPSLNPAFQWGIRLLGLVATVVVTIYVSRIARQALTQDV; this is translated from the coding sequence ATGGTGGGAGCCACCCTGGGAGCTACCGCTGCCTTTTTGGTGGGTCGCTATCTGGCACGGAACTGGGTGGCTCGAAAAATCGCAGGCAATGCTAAATTTAAGGCCATTGATGATGCGGTCGGTCGAGAAGGGTTGAAAATTGTGCTGCTCACCCGCCTCTCCCCCATCTTTCCCTTTGTGTTGCTCAACTACGCCTATGGCATCACCCAGGTCTCCCTGTGGGACTACGTTCTAGCCTCCATAGGGATGATTCCAGGGACAGTGGCTTATGTATATCTGGGGTCCCTGATCACAGACCTTGCCCTGATTGGAGTTGCCAGTCCCTCCCTCAATCCGGCATTTCAGTGGGGCATTCGCCTCCTGGGTCTTGTGGCCACAGTCGTTGTCACGATCTATGTCAGCCGCATCGCCCGCCAAGCCCTCACCCAAGACGTTTGA
- a CDS encoding metallophosphoesterase has product MHRILTGPLTIESVTVAIAGLPDRLQGTTLVHLSDLHYDGFRLSETLLQQAIAATNRANPDLILLTGDYVTDDPEPIHDLAQRLQSLSSRAGIYAVLGNHDLCYRHSQTQITQALTAIGIQVLWNQIAYPLGADIALVGLADMWSREFNPQSLLSQLPLQLPRIVLSHNPDSAVPLQAWRVDLQLSGHTHGGQVVIPGLGTISQWLDPVRRKVPKSLRRGLPLMRKCHKVVQHWEWAQGLHRIGDHTLYVNRGLGTYFPGRLFCPPEVTVITLTGKPTPDAWGAPMANNRDVALAVNPSCGAIKSM; this is encoded by the coding sequence ATGCACCGAATTCTGACCGGGCCCCTCACCATTGAGTCTGTAACAGTTGCGATCGCAGGGTTACCCGATCGACTCCAGGGCACCACCCTTGTGCATCTGTCCGATCTCCACTACGATGGCTTCCGTCTCTCAGAAACCCTCCTGCAACAGGCGATCGCAGCGACCAATCGGGCAAACCCTGACCTGATTCTGCTGACGGGCGACTATGTGACCGACGACCCCGAACCCATCCATGACCTAGCCCAACGGCTCCAGTCCCTCAGCAGCCGAGCTGGCATCTATGCGGTCTTGGGCAATCATGACCTCTGTTATCGCCACTCCCAAACTCAGATCACCCAGGCATTGACCGCCATTGGCATTCAAGTCTTGTGGAACCAAATTGCCTATCCCCTTGGGGCTGACATTGCCCTCGTCGGATTGGCAGATATGTGGTCACGGGAATTTAATCCCCAGTCACTCCTGAGCCAACTCCCCCTGCAACTGCCTCGGATTGTTCTCTCCCACAATCCCGATAGTGCCGTGCCACTCCAAGCCTGGCGGGTAGATTTACAGCTCTCTGGACATACCCACGGGGGGCAAGTGGTGATTCCAGGGCTGGGAACGATCTCTCAATGGCTCGATCCGGTGCGGCGAAAAGTTCCCAAATCCCTACGTCGGGGGTTACCCCTGATGCGCAAGTGTCATAAGGTGGTGCAACATTGGGAATGGGCTCAGGGATTGCACAGAATTGGTGATCATACCCTCTATGTTAATCGGGGGTTAGGCACGTACTTTCCGGGTCGCCTCTTCTGCCCACCGGAGGTTACAGTCATTACATTAACAGGGAAGCCAACCCCGGACGCGTGGGGAGCACCCATGGCCAACAACCGGGACGTTGCACTAGCGGTGAATCCATCATGCGGGGCGATCAAATCTATGTGA
- a CDS encoding single-stranded DNA-binding protein, translating to MTWALVTVCGNLGAKPTIKHFDTGNVVCNFVLYVNRPKSGETDGPPPLKLYVDVWGKQADSCMNLLDKGSKATVTGTLDEESYQDREGNPVTQIKVRFAQVLDYGFKPSGDRPGD from the coding sequence ATGACGTGGGCACTGGTTACAGTCTGTGGAAACTTGGGTGCCAAACCCACCATCAAACATTTTGACACCGGGAATGTGGTCTGTAATTTTGTTCTCTATGTCAATCGTCCCAAAAGCGGTGAGACCGATGGCCCACCCCCGCTGAAACTCTATGTCGATGTCTGGGGCAAACAGGCAGACAGCTGTATGAACCTTCTCGATAAGGGCTCCAAGGCAACGGTCACCGGAACCCTGGACGAAGAGTCCTATCAGGATCGTGAAGGCAACCCTGTGACTCAGATCAAAGTTCGGTTTGCCCAAGTCTTGGACTATGGCTTTAAACCCAGTGGCGATCGCCCCGGAGACTGA
- a CDS encoding ABC transporter substrate-binding protein yields the protein MKIRRLLAWFGIFLVSLIVTVSCASPPTTPTTPTPTPTTSTSVRIGFSAWPGWFPWQVAEEAKIFAANQVAVDLKWFDGYLDSINALTVGQLDGNSQTLNDTLSSVAAGSDQVIVLVNDNSTGNDQIIVRQGINAIADLKGKKVAAEEGTVDHFLLLLGLQKAGLAQKDIEFKPLETGAAAAAFAAGQVDAVGVFAPFTTKALERSGSKVLFSSKDFPGAISDHLAVSRKFLQAHPQEVQAMVNSWFATLDFIQKNQPQALEIMAKRAGVTVAEYKDYDAGTHIFSVAENLKAFEPGQDMTALPFAAKQISQFLVSSGLIKQAPDLSNLFDPQFVKAYAAAHPS from the coding sequence ATGAAAATTCGCCGACTCTTAGCTTGGTTCGGTATTTTTCTCGTCAGTTTAATTGTTACGGTGAGTTGTGCTTCCCCCCCAACCACCCCGACCACCCCCACCCCCACCCCGACCACCTCAACTTCGGTGCGGATTGGTTTCAGTGCTTGGCCGGGTTGGTTCCCTTGGCAGGTGGCTGAAGAAGCTAAAATTTTTGCGGCCAATCAGGTAGCCGTGGATCTGAAGTGGTTTGATGGGTATCTGGACTCAATCAATGCCCTCACCGTTGGGCAATTGGATGGTAACAGTCAAACCTTAAACGACACCCTTAGCTCCGTTGCCGCTGGCTCTGATCAAGTGATTGTGCTCGTCAACGATAACTCCACGGGCAACGACCAAATTATTGTCCGGCAGGGCATTAATGCGATCGCTGATCTCAAGGGCAAGAAAGTGGCGGCGGAGGAAGGCACCGTCGATCATTTCCTGTTGCTGCTGGGACTGCAAAAGGCTGGACTCGCCCAGAAAGATATTGAATTTAAACCCCTGGAAACTGGGGCGGCAGCCGCCGCTTTTGCGGCGGGTCAAGTGGATGCCGTGGGCGTATTTGCCCCCTTTACCACCAAGGCGCTGGAACGTTCTGGCAGTAAGGTACTGTTCAGCTCCAAGGATTTTCCAGGGGCGATTTCTGATCACCTAGCAGTGAGCCGTAAGTTTCTACAAGCCCATCCCCAGGAAGTGCAGGCAATGGTGAACAGTTGGTTCGCCACCCTGGATTTCATTCAAAAAAACCAGCCTCAAGCCTTAGAAATCATGGCGAAGCGGGCGGGTGTGACGGTGGCTGAATATAAAGACTACGATGCCGGTACTCACATTTTCTCCGTGGCCGAAAACTTGAAAGCCTTTGAGCCAGGGCAAGATATGACGGCCTTACCCTTTGCTGCCAAACAAATTAGTCAGTTTCTCGTCAGTAGCGGTCTCATTAAGCAAGCCCCAGACTTGAGTAACTTGTTTGATCCGCAATTTGTCAAAGCCTACGCCGCCGCCCATCCCAGTTAA
- a CDS encoding DUF4079 domain-containing protein has product MIFEIPPSAKFWLNFVHPTLMWLLLALTLYALYTGIQVRRTRAVETEQRKELIKGRFNLKHYQIGSLLLAIMVLGTLGGMAVTYINNGKLFFGPHLLAGLTMTGLIAISASLSPYMQKGHDWARYLHIALNVSLVGLFGWQAVTGMEIVQRIISKA; this is encoded by the coding sequence ATGATTTTTGAGATCCCCCCGTCCGCTAAGTTCTGGTTGAATTTTGTCCATCCCACCCTGATGTGGCTGTTGTTAGCCCTCACCCTTTACGCCCTGTACACGGGGATTCAGGTTCGGCGAACTCGGGCTGTTGAGACTGAACAGCGTAAAGAGTTGATCAAGGGGCGATTTAATCTCAAGCATTACCAGATCGGCTCCCTGCTGCTGGCAATTATGGTGTTGGGAACCCTGGGCGGGATGGCCGTCACCTATATCAACAATGGCAAACTATTTTTTGGCCCCCACCTGCTGGCTGGTCTGACCATGACCGGATTGATCGCGATTTCAGCCTCCCTCTCACCCTATATGCAAAAGGGTCACGATTGGGCTCGCTACTTGCACATTGCACTGAACGTCAGTCTGGTTGGGCTATTTGGCTGGCAAGCCGTGACGGGAATGGAAATTGTGCAACGGATCATCAGCAAGGCTTAG
- a CDS encoding ABC transporter permease subunit encodes MEPSHPPDVAEEMMDSPLSNFQVSAPDPRKMLSPTIFWRIADPIPRALAWILMTLSIVLPFSLWWLIASSGVVAPLFLPSPGQVGGALQRLWSNGSLLKDSTASLMRVLCGFSLAALISIPLGILMGTFTSVRSLAEPLIGIVRYMPAPAFIPLLILYFGLGETPKILLISIGTLFFNTLMVMDAVKFVPKELIETTYTLGGRRRQVLLQVITPYVLPNIIDACRVNMAASWNLVIVSELVAATEGLGRRISVAQRFLRTDEIFAGLITIGLIGLMLDLLFRLLSRVACRWAVE; translated from the coding sequence ATGGAACCCAGCCACCCGCCAGATGTTGCCGAAGAAATGATGGACAGTCCCCTCTCCAACTTCCAGGTGTCAGCTCCAGATCCACGAAAAATGCTCTCGCCAACCATCTTTTGGCGGATTGCTGACCCAATTCCTCGCGCCTTAGCTTGGATCTTGATGACCCTGTCCATCGTGCTTCCCTTCAGTCTGTGGTGGCTGATTGCCTCCTCCGGAGTAGTGGCACCGCTGTTTCTGCCTTCCCCAGGCCAGGTGGGAGGGGCGTTGCAGCGTCTTTGGAGCAACGGTAGTTTACTCAAGGACAGTACCGCGAGTTTGATGCGGGTGTTGTGTGGGTTTTCCTTAGCAGCGCTGATTTCCATTCCCCTCGGCATTCTCATGGGAACCTTTACCAGTGTGAGATCGCTGGCAGAGCCGTTGATCGGCATTGTCCGCTATATGCCTGCGCCAGCCTTCATTCCTCTACTGATCCTCTACTTTGGCCTCGGGGAAACACCCAAAATTCTCCTGATCAGCATTGGCACTCTGTTTTTCAATACCTTGATGGTGATGGATGCGGTGAAATTTGTCCCCAAAGAATTAATTGAAACCACCTATACCCTCGGGGGACGGCGACGGCAGGTGTTACTCCAGGTCATCACCCCCTACGTCTTACCGAACATTATTGATGCCTGTCGGGTAAACATGGCCGCCTCCTGGAATTTGGTGATTGTTTCGGAACTGGTGGCTGCCACAGAAGGCTTGGGACGGCGTATCAGTGTCGCCCAGCGTTTCTTAAGAACCGATGAAATTTTTGCTGGTTTAATTACCATCGGCTTGATTGGCTTGATGCTGGATTTACTCTTTCGGCTGCTCTCCCGCGTTGCCTGTCGCTGGGCTGTGGAGTAA
- a CDS encoding FAD-dependent oxidoreductase: protein MIQQALLQDGIQLVLQAQIQQVVVQGAEKVLMFQSQGQAHTVTVDAILVGAGRAPNIEDLNLEAVGVAYDPKRGVQVNDHLQTTNPRIYAAGDVCMQWKFTHAADAAARIVIQNALFLGRKQLSTLTMPWVTYTDPEVAHVGLYEPEAKAQGIAIDTFQVPLTQVDRAIADGETTGFAKLHLKQGTDKILGATIVARHAGDMISEVTLAMVGNLGLKTLASVIHPYPTQAEVIRKVADAYNRTRLTPRVKRLFERWLAWTR, encoded by the coding sequence GTGATTCAGCAGGCGCTGCTCCAAGATGGCATTCAACTGGTGCTCCAGGCCCAGATCCAACAAGTTGTCGTCCAAGGAGCAGAGAAGGTGCTGATGTTTCAGTCTCAAGGTCAGGCCCACACCGTCACCGTGGATGCGATTTTAGTCGGAGCCGGACGCGCCCCCAATATCGAAGATTTGAATCTAGAAGCCGTGGGGGTGGCCTACGACCCCAAACGGGGGGTACAGGTGAATGACCATCTACAAACCACCAATCCCCGGATTTATGCAGCGGGGGATGTCTGTATGCAATGGAAATTTACCCATGCGGCGGATGCCGCCGCCCGGATCGTGATTCAAAATGCCCTGTTTCTGGGTCGCAAGCAGCTCAGTACCTTGACCATGCCCTGGGTGACCTACACTGACCCAGAGGTGGCCCATGTGGGGCTATATGAACCGGAGGCCAAGGCTCAGGGCATTGCCATCGATACCTTTCAGGTGCCCTTGACCCAAGTAGACCGGGCGATCGCCGACGGTGAAACCACAGGCTTTGCCAAGCTCCACCTTAAACAGGGGACGGACAAAATTCTCGGGGCCACGATCGTGGCTCGCCATGCGGGGGACATGATCAGTGAGGTCACCCTGGCGATGGTGGGCAACCTGGGCTTAAAAACCCTTGCCTCGGTGATCCATCCCTACCCTACCCAGGCAGAGGTTATCCGGAAGGTCGCCGATGCCTACAACCGCACCCGCCTCACCCCAAGGGTGAAGCGATTATTTGAGCGATGGTTAGCTTGGACACGCTAA
- a CDS encoding DUF4115 domain-containing protein, with the protein MTLVILVMGVGGWWWGLHQRQTQIRTQAQALVEGVGKIEQINDLKTLTSAKSQLQKAIALLKSMPQGDPQVTQELAAIREKLTLVERRLQAEKDAAANLKLAQQLSRAAEKTLGNNPNPEARQTAAQKLQTAINLLEVIPPTAFVAKQAQTDLAKDRQRYSVISGEPVPKPQFSNQPMVSQGHRPIQVVLNFQGQSWLQVTTDGKIQYEGILSKGTQKTWTAREKLILRVGNAGNILAGFNGAPMKPLGKPGEVSEYSYTPKEASSRQLLPNPRR; encoded by the coding sequence GTGACCCTGGTGATTCTCGTCATGGGAGTGGGTGGCTGGTGGTGGGGCTTGCACCAGCGGCAAACTCAAATTCGCACTCAAGCACAAGCCCTGGTGGAGGGAGTTGGCAAAATTGAGCAGATCAATGATCTGAAAACCCTCACCAGTGCTAAAAGTCAGTTACAAAAGGCGATCGCTCTGTTGAAGTCCATGCCCCAGGGGGACCCCCAAGTGACCCAGGAATTAGCGGCGATTCGTGAAAAATTAACCCTGGTGGAACGGCGGTTACAAGCTGAGAAGGACGCGGCTGCTAACTTGAAGCTAGCCCAGCAACTGAGTCGTGCGGCTGAGAAGACGCTGGGGAATAACCCCAATCCCGAAGCCCGCCAGACTGCCGCCCAAAAGTTGCAAACGGCCATCAACCTTTTAGAAGTAATTCCACCGACTGCCTTTGTCGCTAAACAGGCACAGACGGATCTGGCTAAGGATCGCCAGCGCTATAGTGTCATCAGTGGAGAGCCTGTCCCCAAGCCACAATTTTCCAATCAACCCATGGTGTCTCAGGGACATCGTCCCATCCAAGTGGTGCTCAATTTCCAGGGACAGTCCTGGCTCCAAGTCACGACGGATGGCAAAATCCAGTATGAAGGTATCTTGTCCAAAGGTACCCAGAAAACCTGGACGGCACGGGAGAAACTGATTCTACGGGTGGGGAACGCCGGTAATATCCTGGCGGGATTCAATGGCGCACCGATGAAACCCCTGGGTAAACCGGGAGAAGTGAGTGAATACAGCTATACCCCCAAAGAGGCAAGTTCGCGGCAGCTACTCCCGAACCCCCGCCGCTAG
- a CDS encoding lecithin retinol acyltransferase family protein, producing MRGDQIYVMREWLNFQEVYQHHGIDCGDGTVIHYRKPSETIECTSLETFALGGSIYIKPYATCFLPEVVVHRAQSRLGEQQYNLLSNNCEHFATWCKTGVNYSDQIQDFMPYLGAIAPRQLSEPIAQALRTSSPAEATRLLNQALADVKQVWDDLQPKYHQAREDMTTWERVAFEALKQGREDLARAAIERKLSAKTQATQLQAKLEQMASLTETLLENHRARA from the coding sequence ATGCGGGGCGATCAAATCTATGTGATGCGGGAGTGGCTCAACTTCCAGGAAGTCTATCAGCACCACGGCATTGACTGTGGGGATGGCACCGTGATTCATTACCGCAAACCCAGTGAGACGATTGAATGCACCTCCCTCGAAACCTTTGCCCTGGGCGGTTCAATTTACATCAAACCCTACGCCACTTGTTTTCTGCCAGAAGTGGTGGTTCATCGGGCACAAAGCCGCCTCGGGGAGCAGCAGTACAACCTGCTCTCAAATAACTGCGAACATTTTGCCACTTGGTGCAAAACTGGGGTCAACTACAGCGACCAGATTCAAGACTTTATGCCCTACCTAGGGGCGATCGCCCCTAGACAGCTCTCCGAACCCATTGCCCAGGCACTCCGAACCTCTAGCCCCGCCGAAGCAACCCGGTTATTGAATCAGGCTCTGGCCGATGTCAAGCAAGTTTGGGATGATCTCCAGCCGAAATATCATCAGGCCCGTGAGGATATGACCACCTGGGAGCGCGTTGCCTTTGAAGCCCTAAAACAGGGGAGAGAAGACCTGGCACGGGCGGCGATCGAGCGCAAGTTATCCGCGAAAACCCAGGCAACCCAGTTACAAGCAAAGCTGGAACAAATGGCCAGTCTCACCGAAACCTTGTTAGAAAATCATAGAGCACGGGCGTGA
- a CDS encoding FAD-dependent oxidoreductase, which yields MPSKCLIRSSRAYADVRDAHHWGVEVPPGTTVDFAAVMERMRQIRADISHHDSAQRFQQLGVDVFLGAARFVGADAVVVGETKLRFKRAVIASGARAVQPQIPGLADAGYLTNETVFSLTERPGRLAVIGGGPIGCELAQAFRRLGSEVILLHKNCPDSGSGRC from the coding sequence GTGCCCTCTAAGTGCTTGATTCGCTCCTCCCGCGCCTATGCCGATGTTCGGGATGCCCACCACTGGGGGGTAGAGGTTCCCCCAGGAACGACGGTTGATTTTGCCGCCGTCATGGAACGAATGCGGCAGATTCGCGCCGATATTAGCCACCATGATTCGGCGCAGCGGTTTCAACAGCTCGGGGTGGATGTTTTCTTAGGAGCCGCTCGTTTTGTGGGTGCCGATGCAGTGGTGGTGGGAGAGACAAAACTCCGGTTCAAGCGGGCGGTGATTGCCTCGGGTGCCCGCGCCGTTCAGCCTCAAATTCCGGGTTTGGCAGATGCGGGATACCTGACCAATGAAACCGTGTTTTCCCTCACGGAACGCCCAGGACGACTGGCGGTGATTGGCGGTGGCCCGATTGGTTGTGAACTCGCCCAGGCATTTCGACGCCTCGGTTCTGAGGTGATTTTGCTTCACAAAAACTGCCCAGATTCTGGATCGGGAAGATGCTGA